A single region of the Brassica rapa cultivar Chiifu-401-42 chromosome A03, CAAS_Brap_v3.01, whole genome shotgun sequence genome encodes:
- the LOC103859270 gene encoding threonine dehydratase biosynthetic, chloroplastic isoform X2, which translates to MDSVKLPTAPSSLRTQMSPHHFHHLPLPHRSFPLKPVIGITRSRSHHVSPVAVLFREETSLAPLDLPLPRLKVSPNSLQYPSGYLGAVPERASDYDNGSIVEAMEYLTNILSTKVYDIAVESPLHLAKKLSERLGVRMLLKREDLQPWQSVEDLGAKVVLVGDSYDEAQAFAKQRAEEEGLSFIPPFDHPDVIAGQGTVGMEITRQAKGPLHAIFVPIGGGGLIAGIASYVKRVCPEVKIIGVEPADANTMALSLHHGERVILDQVGGFADGVAVKEVGKETFRICQNLVDGVVLVTRDAICASIKDMFEEQRNILEPAGALALAGAEAYCKYYGLKDVNVVAITSGANMNFDKLRIVTELANVGRQQEAVLATLLPEKPGSFKQFCELIGPMNITEFKYRCGSEKESVVLYSVGVHTAGELKALEKRMESSQLRTRNLTTSDLVKDHLRYLMGGRSSVEEEVLCQFTFPERPGALMNFLDSFSPRWNISLFHYRAEGGAGANVLVGIQVSEQEMEEFRNRAQVLGYEYVLVSEDAIFNLLMQ; encoded by the exons ATGGATTCCGTCAAGCTTCCAACAGCTCCGTCATCTCTCCGCACCCAAATGTCACCCCATCACTTCCACCACCTTCCTCTACCTCATCGTAGCTTCCCGTTAAAACCGGTCATCGGAATCACTCGATCTCGTAGCCACCACGTGTCACCGGTGGCTGTTCTTTTCCGCGAAGAAACGTCTTTAGCTCCGCTGGATCTTCCTCTGCCACGTCTCAAGGTCTCTCCGAACTCGCTGCAGTACCCGTCCGGTTACCTCGGCGCGGTTCCGGAGCGTGCGAGCGACTACGATAACGGAAGCATCGTGGAGGCTATGGAGTATCTGACGAATATACTGTCCACGAAGGTTTACGACATCGCCGTTGAGTCGCCGCTTCACTTGGCTAAGAAGCTGTCGGAGAGGCTAGGTGTTCGTATGCTTCTGAAAAGAGAAGACTTGCAACCT tGGCAATCTGTGGAGGACTTGGGTGCTAAAGTTGTTCTTGTTGGAGATTCGTATGATGAAGCACAAGCATTTGCTAAGCAACGGGCTGAAGAAGAAGGTTTGAGTTTTATACCTCCTTTTGATCACCCTGATGTTATTGCCGGACAAGGGACTGTCGGGATGGAGATCACACGGCAAGCTAAAGGTCCATTACATGCTATCTTTGTCCCCATTGGTGGTGGTGGTTTGATAGCTGGTATTGCTTCTTATGTGAAGAGAGTTTGTCCTGAG GTGAAGATCATTGGTGTAGAGCCAGCGGATGCAAATACAATGGCGTTGTCCTTGCATCACGGCGAGAGAGTGATACTAGACCAGGTTGGTGGTTTTGCAGATGGTGTAGCAGTTAAAGAAGTTGGCAAAGAGACTTTTCGTATATGCCAAAATCTTGTGGATGGTGTTGTTCTTGTCACTCGTGATGCTATTTGTGCATCAATAAAG GATATGTTTGAGGAGCAAAGGAACATATTAGAACCAGCAGGTGCTCTTGCGCTCGCTGGAGCTGAAGCATATTGTAAATACTATGGCCTAAAGGACGTGAATGTTGTAGCCATAACCAGTGGTGCAAACATGAACTTTGATAAGCTACGGATTGTGACGGAACTAGCCAATGTCGGTAGGCAACAGGAGGCTGTTCTTGCTACTCTCTTGCCGGAAAAGCCTGGAAGTTTTAAGCAGTTCTGTGAATTG ATTGGACCAATGAATATAACCGAGTTCAAGTATAGATGTGGCTCGGAAAAGGAATCTGTTGTACTTTACAG TGTTGGAGTGCACACAGCCGGAGAGCTCAAAGCACTAGAGAAGAGAATGGAATCTTCTCAACTCAGAACTAGGAACCTCACCACCAGTGACTTAGTTAAAGATCACCTGCGTTACTTG ATGGGCGGAAGATCAAGTGTTGAAGAAGAGGTTCTATGCCAATTCACCTTCCCTGAGAGACCCGGTGCTCTGATGAACTTCTTGGACTCTTTCAGTCCACGTTGGAACATTAGCCTTTTCCATTACCGTGCAGAG GGTGGAGCAGGCGCGAACGTGCTGGTGGGGATCCAAGTCTCGGAGCAAGAAATGGAGGAATTTCGAAACCGAGCTCAAGTTCTTGGATACGAGTACGTCTTGGTGAGTGAAGACGCCATCTTCAACCTTCTAATGCAGTGA
- the LOC103859270 gene encoding threonine dehydratase biosynthetic, chloroplastic isoform X1: protein MDSVKLPTAPSSLRTQMSPHHFHHLPLPHRSFPLKPVIGITRSRSHHVSPVAVLFREETSLAPLDLPLPRLKVSPNSLQYPSGYLGAVPERASDYDNGSIVEAMEYLTNILSTKVYDIAVESPLHLAKKLSERLGVRMLLKREDLQPVKSFKLRGAYNMMVKLTSEQLAKGVICSSAGNHAQGVAMSAANLGCTAVIVMPRTTPEIKWQSVEDLGAKVVLVGDSYDEAQAFAKQRAEEEGLSFIPPFDHPDVIAGQGTVGMEITRQAKGPLHAIFVPIGGGGLIAGIASYVKRVCPEVKIIGVEPADANTMALSLHHGERVILDQVGGFADGVAVKEVGKETFRICQNLVDGVVLVTRDAICASIKDMFEEQRNILEPAGALALAGAEAYCKYYGLKDVNVVAITSGANMNFDKLRIVTELANVGRQQEAVLATLLPEKPGSFKQFCELIGPMNITEFKYRCGSEKESVVLYSVGVHTAGELKALEKRMESSQLRTRNLTTSDLVKDHLRYLMGGRSSVEEEVLCQFTFPERPGALMNFLDSFSPRWNISLFHYRAEGGAGANVLVGIQVSEQEMEEFRNRAQVLGYEYVLVSEDAIFNLLMQ from the exons ATGGATTCCGTCAAGCTTCCAACAGCTCCGTCATCTCTCCGCACCCAAATGTCACCCCATCACTTCCACCACCTTCCTCTACCTCATCGTAGCTTCCCGTTAAAACCGGTCATCGGAATCACTCGATCTCGTAGCCACCACGTGTCACCGGTGGCTGTTCTTTTCCGCGAAGAAACGTCTTTAGCTCCGCTGGATCTTCCTCTGCCACGTCTCAAGGTCTCTCCGAACTCGCTGCAGTACCCGTCCGGTTACCTCGGCGCGGTTCCGGAGCGTGCGAGCGACTACGATAACGGAAGCATCGTGGAGGCTATGGAGTATCTGACGAATATACTGTCCACGAAGGTTTACGACATCGCCGTTGAGTCGCCGCTTCACTTGGCTAAGAAGCTGTCGGAGAGGCTAGGTGTTCGTATGCTTCTGAAAAGAGAAGACTTGCAACCT GTGAAGTCGTTTAAGCTTCGTGGAGCTTACAACATGATGGTAAAGCTGACATCAGAGCAATTAGCAAAAGGGGTGATCTGCTCCTCAGCTGGAAACCATGCTCAAGGAGTGGCTATGTCTGCTGCTAATCTCGGTTGCACCGCCGTGATTGTTATGCCTCGTACAACCCCTGAAATCAAG tGGCAATCTGTGGAGGACTTGGGTGCTAAAGTTGTTCTTGTTGGAGATTCGTATGATGAAGCACAAGCATTTGCTAAGCAACGGGCTGAAGAAGAAGGTTTGAGTTTTATACCTCCTTTTGATCACCCTGATGTTATTGCCGGACAAGGGACTGTCGGGATGGAGATCACACGGCAAGCTAAAGGTCCATTACATGCTATCTTTGTCCCCATTGGTGGTGGTGGTTTGATAGCTGGTATTGCTTCTTATGTGAAGAGAGTTTGTCCTGAG GTGAAGATCATTGGTGTAGAGCCAGCGGATGCAAATACAATGGCGTTGTCCTTGCATCACGGCGAGAGAGTGATACTAGACCAGGTTGGTGGTTTTGCAGATGGTGTAGCAGTTAAAGAAGTTGGCAAAGAGACTTTTCGTATATGCCAAAATCTTGTGGATGGTGTTGTTCTTGTCACTCGTGATGCTATTTGTGCATCAATAAAG GATATGTTTGAGGAGCAAAGGAACATATTAGAACCAGCAGGTGCTCTTGCGCTCGCTGGAGCTGAAGCATATTGTAAATACTATGGCCTAAAGGACGTGAATGTTGTAGCCATAACCAGTGGTGCAAACATGAACTTTGATAAGCTACGGATTGTGACGGAACTAGCCAATGTCGGTAGGCAACAGGAGGCTGTTCTTGCTACTCTCTTGCCGGAAAAGCCTGGAAGTTTTAAGCAGTTCTGTGAATTG ATTGGACCAATGAATATAACCGAGTTCAAGTATAGATGTGGCTCGGAAAAGGAATCTGTTGTACTTTACAG TGTTGGAGTGCACACAGCCGGAGAGCTCAAAGCACTAGAGAAGAGAATGGAATCTTCTCAACTCAGAACTAGGAACCTCACCACCAGTGACTTAGTTAAAGATCACCTGCGTTACTTG ATGGGCGGAAGATCAAGTGTTGAAGAAGAGGTTCTATGCCAATTCACCTTCCCTGAGAGACCCGGTGCTCTGATGAACTTCTTGGACTCTTTCAGTCCACGTTGGAACATTAGCCTTTTCCATTACCGTGCAGAG GGTGGAGCAGGCGCGAACGTGCTGGTGGGGATCCAAGTCTCGGAGCAAGAAATGGAGGAATTTCGAAACCGAGCTCAAGTTCTTGGATACGAGTACGTCTTGGTGAGTGAAGACGCCATCTTCAACCTTCTAATGCAGTGA
- the LOC103859272 gene encoding trihelix transcription factor GT-3a, which produces MEPNGFSAFDPRMLTLETPQNPPNPVQFQHPHPYSTAGDQHPHHQQPLKSLYPRSSKAMQLSPLSGGDDEDRGSGSGSGCHPEDSVGTDGKRRASPWHRMKWTDTMVRLLIMAVYYIGDEGGLVGDQTEAKKKISGGGGGGGGGGGGGGGAVLQKKGKWKSVSRAMVEKGFSVSPQQCEDKFNDLNKRYKRVNDILGKGTACRVVENQALLETMDHLTPKLKDEVKKLLNSKHLFFKEMCAYHNSCGHLDQPQASQAPSHHRPEQQSCFHAAEVAEESETAEDSESEMEEEETSKKRRRGEGVSGAVKRMREETARALDEPGKSAWEKREWMRRKALELEERKVGYEWEAVEMEKERVKWMRYRSKKEREMEKAKLENQRRMLETERMVLILRRREIELVELQSLGKRVDPSSATG; this is translated from the coding sequence ATGGAACCTAACGGCTTCTCTGCGTTTGATCCGAGAATGTTAACCTTAGAAACCCCGCAGAACCCACCAAACCCGGTGCAGTTCCAGCATCCGCATCCTTACTCCACCGCCGGCGATCAGCATCCACATCATCAACAACCGTTGAAGTCCTTGTACCCTCGCTCCTCCAAAGCCATGCAACTCTCCCCGTTAAGCGGCGGCGACGACGAAGACCGCGGGTCTGGTTCCGGGTCCGGGTGCCACCCGGAAGACAGCGTGGGAACCGACGGGAAGAGGAGAGCCTCTCCGTGGCATCGGATGAAATGGACGGACACGATGGTTCGGCTCCTGATCATGGCGGTGTACTACATCGGCGACGAAGGTGGGTTAGTAGGCGATCAAACCGAGGCCAAGAAAAAAATcagcggcggcggcggaggaggtggtggcggcggcggcggcggaggaggagcgGTGTTGCAGAAGAAAGGGAAGTGGAAGTCGGTGTCGAGAGCAATGGTGGAGAAAGGCTTCTCCGTTTCGCCGCAACAGTGCGAGGACAAGTTCAACGACTTGAACAAAAGGTACAAGAGAGTCAACGACATCCTCGGGAAAGGGACAGCGTGTCGTGTCGTGGAGAATCAAGCCTTGCTCGAGACGATGGATCATCTCACTCCTAAACTGAAAGACGAAGTCAAGAAGCTGCTCAACTCTAAacatctcttcttcaaggagaTGTGCGCTTACCACAACAGCTGCGGCCATCTCGACCAACCGCAAGCGAGTCAGGCTCCGAGTCATCACCGTCCGGAGCAGCAGAGCTGTTTTCACGCGGCGGAGGTAGCGGAAGAGTCGGAGACGGCGGAGGATTCGGAGTCGgagatggaggaggaggagacgaGCAAGAAGCGGAGGAGAGGGGAAGGAGTATCCGGGGCCGTGAAGAGGATGAGAGAGGAGACGGCGCGTGCGTTGGATGAACCGGGGAAGAGCGCGTGGGAGAAGAGGGAGTGGATGAGGAGGAAGGCGTTGGAGCTGGAGGAGAGGAAGGTTGGGTACGAGTGGGAGGCGGtggagatggagaaggagagagtGAAGTGGATGAGGTATAGGAGCAAGAAAGAGAGGGAAATGGAGAAGGCTAAGCTGGAGAACCAGCGACGGATGCTTGAGACTGAGAGGATGGTTTTGATTCTCCGGCGGAGGGAGATTGAGCTGGTGGAGTTACAGTCGTTGGGTAAACGGGTCGACCCGAGTTCCGCAACCGGGTGA
- the LOC103859273 gene encoding uncharacterized protein LOC103859273, whose translation MKTVSVDETKNTVVLRAEHRDEEGRKAVDKLELKTRNPDTIKQVEKKLMDKGVQRMERHPSDGTQIKRPPPKSGHGGKYTWEGSDRMEDYEMQPDPAAMDEGDPNYDEEKIGGGGGDDVAVEVVKGEVEVAKEAPGGVARVEVDPRLITTP comes from the coding sequence ATGAAGACGGTATCGGTGGACGAGACCAAAAACACGGTGGTGCTACGAGCTGAGCACCGGGACGAGGAAGGTAGGAAAGCTGTGGATAAACTCGAGTTAAAGACTCGAAACCCCGACACGATCAAGCAAGTCGAGAAGAAGCTGATGGACAAAGGCGTCCAAAGGATGGAGAGGCACCCTTCCGACGGGACTCAGATCAAACGTCCGCCGCCGAAGTCAGGTCACGGCGGGAAGTACACGTGGGAGGGGTCTGATCGGATGGAGGACTACGAGATGCAGCCGGATCCGGCGGCGATGGATGAAGGCGATCCTAACTACGACGAGGAGAAGAtcggcggtggtggtggtgatgacGTGGCGGTGGAGGTTGTGAAAGGAGAGGTTGAGGTGGCGAAGGAAGCGCCGGGAGGTGTGGCTAGGGTGGAGGTTGATCCTCGCTTGATCACTACTCCTTGA